In Amycolatopsis sp. FBCC-B4732, the genomic stretch GCCAGTCGGCGGCCTCCGCGCAGCCCGTCCAGCCCGCGCAGGCGCAACCGGCCGGCAACGCCGCCGAGACCCAGATCATCCCGCCGGTGTCCCCGCCCCAGCCGCAGTCGCAGGAGAACTCCGCCGAAGCGACGCAGGTCGTCTCCGCGGCCGACGCCGGCGGTGGCGAGCGGACCCAGGTCGTCCCGCAGTGGCAGCAACAGCAGCACCCGCACTCGCCCTCGGGCGGGTTCCCGCAGCAGCAGCCGCCCCCGCAGTACGGCCAGCCCTCCCCCGCCGGCGGGTTCGCCCAGCCGATGCAGCAGCAGAACCCGTGGGGCGCGCAGCAGCAGGACGTCAGCCCGCCGTGGGGCGGTTCGGAGTTCCCGCCGCTGGCGCCGTCCACCAACGCCGACTGGATCAGCCAGGGCCCGGAGAGCTTCCAGACCCAGCCGTCGTCCGGCAAGGGCAAGAAGATCGCGTTCGCCGTCGTCGCGGTGCTCGTGGTGGCCGGGCTCGGCTTCGGCGTCTGGGCGCTGTTCATCAAGGACGGCGGCGGCCAGAACCCGCCGGTCGCGCAGAGCTCGAGCCAGCAGCAGCCGCCGCCCGCGCCGACCGTCAAGCCGCTCCCGGAGCCGCCCGCGGCCAAGCCGGAGCCGGCCGACAACTCCGCCTCGCTGGTCACCCCGGCGGGCACGACCCGCGCCGGCGGTGGCGAGTTCGACCTCGACAAGCTGCAGTCGGCTAAGTACCTGCCGACGACGGTCATCGAGAAGCTCAAGCAGAGCGGCATGACCGAAGGCCTGCTCAAGACGACCAAGGACGGCGACGTCACGCTGGGCCTGTTCGCGCTGGAGCTGCCGAACGCGCAGGCCGCCTCCGCGGTGGCGGCCGAGTACGGCAACGCGGAGCAGGAAGGCGGCCTGACCGTCAACCGCAACCTGTCGCTGCACGGCGTCCAGGTGTACTCGGCGGCGGACACGAACCAGCAGGTCTACCGCGCGGTCTACGTGCTCTACAACCGCGTGATCATCATCGACTCGTTCGGCCCGTCCAAGGACGCGACGCTCAGCTCGTTCAAGACGCTGCTGACCGCGCAGGTCCAGAAGGCGCCGCCGACGGAGCGCACCAACAACTGACCCGAACGGGTGAGTTCGGCCGTGTCGGTGAACGCCGTCCCCCTCCCGGACGCCTCTTGAGCAGAGAGTCGGCCGGGAGAGGAGGCGCCGCATGATCTGGATCTGCTTGGTCGCGGTCCTCGCCGTGGTGTTCCTGGTGCGGACCGTACGGGCGGTCAGGCGGGCCGACGCGGGCTGACCAGCCCGGATTCGTAGGCCAGCACCACCAGCTGGGCCCGGTCGCGCGCGCCGATCTTCGTCATGATGCGGCTGACGTGGGTGCGCGCCGTGGCCGTCGAGATCACCAGGTGGGCGGCGATTTCGTCGTTCGACATGCCGCCCGCGACGAGTGCGAGGACCTCGCGCTCGCGGTCGGTGATCTCGCGGACGGCGCTGGTGTCGATGCGCCGGTTCTCCGGGCGGCCGACGAACTCCTGGATCAGCCGGCGCGTGACGGTCGGCGCCAGCAGCGCCTCCCCGCTCACGACGACCCGCAGCGCGCGCAGCAGCTCGACCGGCTCGGTGTCCTTCAGCAGGAACCCGCTCGCGCCCGCGCGCAGGGCTTCGTAGACGTACTCGTCGACGTCGAACGTGGTCAGGACCAGCACCTTCGTCCCGGCGAGCTCGGGGTTCGCGGTGATCCGGCGGGTCGCTTCGAGGCCGTCGACGCCGGGCATCCGGACGTCCATCACGACGATGTCCGGCTTGTGCTCGAGCGCGCCGGCCACCGCCTGCTCACCGTCGCCCGCCTCGCCGCACACCTCGAAGCCGTCCTCGGTCTCCAGCAGCACGCGGAACCCGGCGCGGACCAGGACCTGGTCGTCGGCCAGCAGGACGCGGATCATGCTTCCCCCTCGATCGGCAGCTCGGCGCACACTTCGAAACCGCCGTCGACCGGCCCGGCGGTGCACCGGCCACCGAGCGCGGCGGCGCGTTCGCTCATCCCCCGCAGGCCGTGGCCCGGCGTCGGCCGGGCGATGCCGCGACCGTCGTCGCGCACCCCCAGCGTGAAGGTCCCCGGCTGCCGTTCGAACCGGACGGCCACGCGTTCCGGCCGGTCGGCGTGCCGGACGACGTTGGTCAGCGACTCCTGGAGGATCCGGTACGCGGCCGCGTCCACCGGCGCCGGGAGGTCGCCGGGCTCGCCGTGGACCTCGACCGCCAGCCCGGCGTCGCGGGCGTGTTCGAGCAGTTCGCCGGCCTGGGCGAGGCTCGGCGCGGGCGCCTTGTCCTCGCCGGAGCGCAGCACGGCCAGGGTGGCGCGCAGGTCCTTGAGCGCGGACGCGCTGGCGGCCTTGATGTTCAGCAGCGCCTCCTTCGCCTGCTCGGGCCGCCGGTCGGCGACGTGCGCGGCGACGCCCGCCTGGACGTTGATCATGGCGAGGCTGTGCGCGACGACGTCGTGGACCTCGCGGGCGATGCGCAGCCGCTCCTGCTCGGCGAGCCGGTGGCGGTGCTCGTCGGCCTGCGCGCGGCGGGCGGCGAGCGCGTCGAACTGGTACCGCACGGCGGTGCCGACGCCGATCACCGCGACCAGCCAGACGACGAGGAACCCGGCGCCGAACGCCAGCGCGAACGACCCCGACGTCACGATGTGGACCAGGTAGAGCACGGTCAGCGCGGCGGACCCGGTGATCCCGGCGGTCAGCGGCCCGCGCTGCCGGGTGAGCAGGAAGAGCGCGATCGTCGGGACGAGGATGACCGGCCCGCCGGGTAGCCCCGAGGCGTAGTAGCCGAACGCCGACGCCGTGGTGACCAGGAAGATCGTCAGCGGGAAGCGGTGCACGAGCAGCAGCGTCAGGCCGGTGGCGGCGAGCCACGCGGCCGCGACCGGGGTCATCGGCGGCGCGCCGGGCTGCCAGCGCGACGCACCGCTCGTCGCCCCGAGCACGAACCCGGTGACGACGACGGTGCGCACCACGCGCCCCACCCACGACGGCCATCTCATGCCGCGAAAACTACCGGTCGCGCGGCCGCGGCGCGTCCGTCCCGGAGCGACTCCGGGCGTACGCCGTACGCCGTAGTCAGCCGAGCATGAGCGGCAGCTTGGCCGCGGTTTCCTCGTCGGCCGGGGTGTAGGTCGACACCGTGATCTCCGAGCGGCGGCCGAAGTAGAGGTACGTGAAGTTGAACCGCAACAGGCCGACGTCCGGGTGCAGGTAGCGCTTGGTGCGGATCGGCTCCGAGTTGACGTCGTGGTGCGGCCAGAGCTCGGCGAACAGCGGCGACTCCGCCTTGAGCCGCTTGACCAGGTTCTTCCACGCGGGCTCGGCGACGTGCTCGGCCATCGCCGCGCGGAACGATGCGATCACGCGCGGGATGTTCGTGTCCCAGTCGAGCATCCGCTCGCGCCACTGCGGGTTGAGCAGGCACTGGACGAGCGTGTTGCGGTCTTCGAACGGGATCGCGTCGACGTCGCCCATCAGCCAGGTGTAGCCGCGGTTGTAGCCGAGGAGGTCGCAGCGGGCGTTGCGCACCGCGACCGGGTACGGCTCGAGCTTCTTCAGCATCAGCTCCAGCTGCGGCGAGAGGACCTGGCAGTCCTTCTCGCTCTCCGGCTCGGGCGCGCCGGCCAGGCGGAAGAGGTGGGTGTGCTCGTGCGGGTCGAGCCGCAGCGTGCGGGCGATCGCCTGCAGCACCTGCTCGGACGCGTTGATGTCGCGGCCCTGCTCCAGCCACGTGTACCAGGTGACCCCGACGCCGGCGAGCTGCGCGACCTCTTCGCGGCGCAGCCCCGGCGTCCGGCGGCGGCCCAGGAGCGGGAGGCCGACCTGTTCGGGCGTGATGCGCTCGCGCCGGCTGCGCAGGAACCTCGCCAGCTCCTGGCGGCGCAGTTCGGATTCGACAGCGGTGGTCATGGTGCCAGGATGACACGCCTTCGAAACTGGTACCAGGTAGTGGCGGTACCCGGATAAACAACAACTGGTACCAGTTTAAATCGAGGCCGATCGTAGTACCCATGACCACGACTGAACTCGCGCCGAGTACCACCGGCGCTCCCGCCCGGCCTGGGTTGACCCCCGCCGGCCTGGTCACGGTGCTGCTGGGGGCGGCACTGCCGATCATCGACTTCTTCATCGTCAACGTCGCGCTGCCGACGATCGATGCCGACCTGCACGCGTCCACCGCGACCCTGGAACTGGTGGTCGCCGCCTACGGCATCGCGTACGCGGTGCTGCTGGTGGTCGGCGGGCGCCTCGGCGACTCGTTCGGCAGGCGGCGGCTGTTCTTCTGGGGCCTCTGGCTGTTCACCCTGACGTCCCTGGCCTGCGGGATCGCCCCGACGGCGACCACGCTGGTGATCGCCCGCGCCGCGCAGGGGGCGGCGTCGGCGTTGCTGCTGCCGCAGGTGCTCTCGATCATCCAGGCGACGACGTCCGGCGAAGAGCGTTCGCGTGCGCTGGGTCTGTACGGCGCCACCGGCGGTCTCTCGACAGTCGTCGGCCAGCTGCTCGGCGGCGGCCTGGTGGCCGCGGACCTCTTCGGCACCGGCTGGCGGCCGATCTTCCTGGTGAACGTGCCCATCGGCCTGCTGGTGCTGGTGCTGGCCCGCCGCCTGCCGGAGAGCCGCGCGCACAACCCGCTGGGCGTCGACCGGGCCGGCACGCTGCTGCTGGCCACGACGCTGCTGTCGTTGCTGGTCCCGCTGATGGAAGGCCGGGCGCTGGGCTGGCCGGTGTGGACGATCGTGCTGCTGGCCCTGTTCCCGTTCTCGGCCGCCGCGCTGGTGCACGTGGAACGACGCCTGGAGCGCACCGGCGGCACCCCGCTGCTCCCGCCGTCGGTGCTGCGCCTGCCGAGCGTCCGGCGCGGGCTGATGGTGGCGATTCCGTTCTTCGGCGCGTTCGGCTCGTTCATGTTCGTCTACGCGATGACGCTGCAGGAAGGCCTGCACTTCGGCCCGCTGGGCGCGGGTCTCGCGCTGACGCCGCTGGCGGTCGCGTACTTCACGGTGTCGATGCTGAGCAGCCGGCTGGTCGCCCGCTACGGGCCGCGGGTCGTCCCGATCGGCGGCGCGATCACCGCGGTCGGCATGGTGACGCTGCTGTGCACGACGCTGGCGCAGTGGCCGCACCTGACCGTGCTCGACCTGGCGCCGTCGATGGTGGCGATCGGGGTCGGCAACGCTCTCGCCATGACGACGTTGTTCCGGATCGTCCTGTCGCACGTGCCGACCGACCTGGCCGGCGTGGGCAGCGGCGTGATGACGACGAACCAGCAGACGTCGCTGGCGCTGGGGGTGGCGACGCTGGGCAGTTTGTACGCGGCCCTCGCGGGCTCGCTGGGCAGCCGTGATGCGTTCGCGCTGGTCATCGGCCTGATCGCGGTGCTGGCGGCGATCGTCGCGATCACCGGGCGGCGGCTGCCGGACCCGCGCGCGTAGAAATCCCGGATTCACCCGTCGGAAAAGCGGCCCGCCGGACGACTATGGGGGTGTGACGGAACCTCGGGTACGACCGGACCCGGCCTTCGCGCTGCTCGGCCTCTACGAGACCGCGCTGCCGGAGGTCTACGGGTACCTGCTGTCCCGCTGCGGCGACCGCACGCTCGCCGAGGAACTGACGTCCGAGACGTTCCTCGGGGCGGTCGCCGCCTGTCGCAAGGAGTACGCACCGCCAGTGAGCACCGGGTGGCTGATCGGCGTCGCCCGGCACAAGCTCGCCGACCACTGGCGGCGCCGGGAACGCGAGGAACGCGGCTTGCGGCTCGTGCACGACAGCGAGCCGGCCGTCGAAGACCCGTGGGACGAGCAGCTCGACGCCCTGCGCGCGAGACAGGTGCTCGACTCGCTCGGCCCGCACCACCGGGCCGCGCTGACCCTCCGGTACGTCGACGGCCTCGGGGTGCCCGAGGTCGCCGGCCACCTGGGCCGGAGCGTGCACGCCACCGAGGCGTTGCTCGTGCGCGCCCGCGCCGCGTTCCGGCGTGCCTACGAAGAGAAGGAGGGTCGCGATGCCTGAGCCGTTCGACGCGCTCCGCCGTCCCTCCGCACGGGTCGAACCCGACCCGGACTTCGCCGCCGAGCTGCGCGACAACCTGCGCCGCTCGATCTTGAACGGAGCCGATGTGACCACCACTTCCGAAGCGCCGGCCGCCACCGCCGCACTGCGCTCACTCACGCCGTACCTGGCCGTTTCCGACGCGCGCGCCGCCCTCGACTTCTACGTCGAGGTGTTCGGCGCGGTCCGCCGCGGCGAGCCGATCCTGATGGACGACGGCCGGGTCGGCCACGCCGAACTGGCCATCGGCGACGCCGTGCTGATGCTGGCCGAGGAGTACCCCGAGATCGGGCACGTCGCGCCGCGGGAGGGGGGCGCGTCGGTGCGGGTCGAGGTGCCGGACCCGGACGTTTCGGTGGCGCGGGCGCTGGAGCGCGGGGCGACGCTGATCCGCGCGGTGAGCGACTCGCCGTACGGGCGGGGCGGCTCGTTCCGAGACCCGTTCGGCCAGCGCTGGCTGGTCTCGCAGGCGACCGTCTCTTCTCCCGCGCCTTCCCCGGGCGCGGCCATGTACTTCACGTTCCAGGTGCCGGAAGCCGAGCCCGCGAAGTCGTTCTACGGCGCGGTGCTGGGCTGGCAGTTCACGCCGGGCTCGGTCTCGGACGCTTGGGGCTTCTCGGGGCCGGGCCTCGAGGGCGGGTTGTGGGCCGGCGACCGGCAGGTGGGGTGGAAGCTGATGTACGCGGTGGACGACCTCGCGGCGGCTCTCACACGGGTGCGCGAGAGCGGCGGTCAGGCGGGCGAGGTGGAGAACCACCCGTACGGGACGACGGCGGACTGCACCGACAACCAGGGCATCGAGTTCTGGCTGTGGGAGAAGCCCGGGAAGTGAGCAATCCCATCCGCCGGGCCGTGCCTGCGGGCGCACACTCGAAGGCATGGCCGGGCAATGGGTGCCGCGTGACCACGAAGAGCTGACCGCCGGCTGGCGGTTGTGGCTCGAACTCGGCTCGTCGGCGTGGCCCCGCCCTGGCTGGGACGGCAGCCCGGACGAAGCCGTGCGTGGCTTGCGGGAGCTGGTGCAGGCTTGCGCCGAGATCATCGCGACGGCCGGCGGGACCGAAGTGGCCGGGTTCGTGCGGTCGATGCACCTGGCCGCGAGCTGGATCTGCGAGCTGTGGCAGGGCGACACCACGCCGTTGGACGGCGAGCGGGTGGCGCTCCTGCACAGCGACCTCGCCGGGTTCGCCGACCACGCCGAAGGAGTCCGCACGCTGCTCGCGGAAGGCGGGGGCTGGGCCTCGCTCACCCTTTGAGCGGTGCCGGGTCGTGACCACCTACCGGCCTGCCGCGTAGCCCTGCATGCCGCGGGCGTTGGCCGCCGCGCGGAGGAGGCCGTCGGTGCGGGAGACCGCCGAGAGGCGGCCGAGGGCCCAGGCGCCCGCGTCCAGCACCTCGTGGCCGCGGTCGCGCAATCCGTCCAAAGTGGACGCGCCCAGGCGGGACTCCACCACCAGCTCGCGGGGGTTCCAGGAGCGGGGGTAGAACGAGCTCGGGAACGCCGTCGTGTGCCAGGCCGGTGCGTCGATCGACTCCTGGAGGTTCAGGCCGCCGTAGACGTGGGCCAGCCAGAAACACAGCTGCCACTGGTCCTGCTGGTCGCCGCCCGGGGTGCCGAAGGCCAGGGTCGGGACGCCGTCGCGGAGGGCCAGGGACGGCGAAAGCGTGATGCGGGGGCGTTTGCGCGGGGCCAGCGAGTTCGGCAAGCCCTGTTCCAGCCAGAACATCTGGCCGCGGGAGTCCAGGCAGAAGCCCAGTGACGGGATCGCCGGGCTCGACTGCAGCCAGCCGCCCGACGGGGTCAGCGAGACCAGGTTGCCCGCCGCGTCGACGACGTCGAGGTGGACCGTGTCGCCGCGGGTCCGGCCCTGGGGACCGACCGTCGGCTCGCCCGTCGCGCCGCCTTCGGACTGCACACCCCGCAGCGAGTCGAGGATCGCCGGGAGCCGGGCCGGGCCGCGGGCGTCTCCCGGGCGAAGCGAGGCGGACGCCGTGTCGGTGATCAACGCGCGCCGGGCATCGGTGTACGACGCCGAAAGCAGCACGTCGAGGGGGACGTCCGTGTCGCCGTACCACGCCTCGCGGTCGGCGAAGGCCAGCTTCGCGGCTTCGGTCGCCAGGTGGACCGTGCGCTCCGACGCGACTCCGTCCACAAAGGACAGCTCGTCGCGGAAGCCGTGCAGCAGCAGCGCCTGCTGGAGCAGCGCCGGACCCTGTGTCCAGCCGCCCATCTTGACCAGGCGCCGGTCGCCGATGTCCACGAACGCCGGGTCCTCGTACGTCGCCGACCACGATGCCAGGTCGTCGCCGGTCAGCAGGCCCGCGTGGTCGCGGCCGGAGTCGTCGCGGAATGCTCGGCGGCTGAACGCGTCGATCGCTTCGGCGACGAAACCCTGCGACCAGGCACGGCGTCCCGCGTCGATCTGCGCTTCGCGGCCCGAGACAGCTTCCGCTTCCCGCAGCAGCCGCTCCCAGGTGTCCGCCAGTGCCGGGTTCCGGTGCAGGCCCGCGGCCGGCTTGCCGTCCCGCAGCCACAGCTCCGCCGACGTCGGCCAGTGCTCGGTGAACAGGCGGGACACCGCGCCGATCGTGTCGGTGACCCGCGAAACCAGCGGGACGCCGTTGCGGGCGTAGCCGATCGCGTACGACAGCACCGCGCGAAGCGGCTTCGTGCCGTAGTCGCGAAGGAGCAGGAGCCAGCCGTCCCAGGCGCCCGGGACGGTCGCCGGGAGCAGGCCGCTGCCCGGGATCAGGTCCAGTCCGAGCGACGCGAAATGCTCGGGCGTGGCCCCCGCGGGCGACGGGCCTTGGCCGGCCAGCGCCCGCGGGGTCGGGTCGTCCGCTGTCACGAAGAGGCCGGGCACCTGGCCCGCCGGGCCGCACAGGTGCGGCTCGGCGACCTGCAGGACGAACCCGGCCGCGACCGCCGCGTCGAACGCGTTGCCGCCGTCTTCCAGCACCGCCATCCCGGTGGCCGAAGCCAGCCAGTGCGTCGATGCCACCATCCCGAAGGTGCCGGCCAGCTCCGGCCGCGTCGTGAACATGCTCCCGATAGTACGCAACGCTAACGAATTACCAAGCCGACGGACGCTTCCGCTCCGGCTCGTACGGCTGCGTGATGATCTCCATCCCGTTGCCGCCGGGATCGAGGAAGTACACGCCACGGCCGCCGTGGTTGTGGTTGATTTCGCCGACCTGCTTCCCCATCGGGTCGGCGTGGTAGGTCACGCCGG encodes the following:
- a CDS encoding response regulator transcription factor codes for the protein MIRVLLADDQVLVRAGFRVLLETEDGFEVCGEAGDGEQAVAGALEHKPDIVVMDVRMPGVDGLEATRRITANPELAGTKVLVLTTFDVDEYVYEALRAGASGFLLKDTEPVELLRALRVVVSGEALLAPTVTRRLIQEFVGRPENRRIDTSAVREITDREREVLALVAGGMSNDEIAAHLVISTATARTHVSRIMTKIGARDRAQLVVLAYESGLVSPRRPA
- a CDS encoding VOC family protein, with the protein product MPEPFDALRRPSARVEPDPDFAAELRDNLRRSILNGADVTTTSEAPAATAALRSLTPYLAVSDARAALDFYVEVFGAVRRGEPILMDDGRVGHAELAIGDAVLMLAEEYPEIGHVAPREGGASVRVEVPDPDVSVARALERGATLIRAVSDSPYGRGGSFRDPFGQRWLVSQATVSSPAPSPGAAMYFTFQVPEAEPAKSFYGAVLGWQFTPGSVSDAWGFSGPGLEGGLWAGDRQVGWKLMYAVDDLAAALTRVRESGGQAGEVENHPYGTTADCTDNQGIEFWLWEKPGK
- a CDS encoding gamma-glutamyltransferase family protein is translated as MFTTRPELAGTFGMVASTHWLASATGMAVLEDGGNAFDAAVAAGFVLQVAEPHLCGPAGQVPGLFVTADDPTPRALAGQGPSPAGATPEHFASLGLDLIPGSGLLPATVPGAWDGWLLLLRDYGTKPLRAVLSYAIGYARNGVPLVSRVTDTIGAVSRLFTEHWPTSAELWLRDGKPAAGLHRNPALADTWERLLREAEAVSGREAQIDAGRRAWSQGFVAEAIDAFSRRAFRDDSGRDHAGLLTGDDLASWSATYEDPAFVDIGDRRLVKMGGWTQGPALLQQALLLHGFRDELSFVDGVASERTVHLATEAAKLAFADREAWYGDTDVPLDVLLSASYTDARRALITDTASASLRPGDARGPARLPAILDSLRGVQSEGGATGEPTVGPQGRTRGDTVHLDVVDAAGNLVSLTPSGGWLQSSPAIPSLGFCLDSRGQMFWLEQGLPNSLAPRKRPRITLSPSLALRDGVPTLAFGTPGGDQQDQWQLCFWLAHVYGGLNLQESIDAPAWHTTAFPSSFYPRSWNPRELVVESRLGASTLDGLRDRGHEVLDAGAWALGRLSAVSRTDGLLRAAANARGMQGYAAGR
- a CDS encoding helix-turn-helix transcriptional regulator encodes the protein MTTAVESELRRQELARFLRSRRERITPEQVGLPLLGRRRTPGLRREEVAQLAGVGVTWYTWLEQGRDINASEQVLQAIARTLRLDPHEHTHLFRLAGAPEPESEKDCQVLSPQLELMLKKLEPYPVAVRNARCDLLGYNRGYTWLMGDVDAIPFEDRNTLVQCLLNPQWRERMLDWDTNIPRVIASFRAAMAEHVAEPAWKNLVKRLKAESPLFAELWPHHDVNSEPIRTKRYLHPDVGLLRFNFTYLYFGRRSEITVSTYTPADEETAAKLPLMLG
- a CDS encoding DUF1707 domain-containing protein, translating into MTWQEELRRLDEELAAGNLTADEYRARRDRVLSMAVSTGESQSAASAQPVQPAQAQPAGNAAETQIIPPVSPPQPQSQENSAEATQVVSAADAGGGERTQVVPQWQQQQHPHSPSGGFPQQQPPPQYGQPSPAGGFAQPMQQQNPWGAQQQDVSPPWGGSEFPPLAPSTNADWISQGPESFQTQPSSGKGKKIAFAVVAVLVVAGLGFGVWALFIKDGGGQNPPVAQSSSQQQPPPAPTVKPLPEPPAAKPEPADNSASLVTPAGTTRAGGGEFDLDKLQSAKYLPTTVIEKLKQSGMTEGLLKTTKDGDVTLGLFALELPNAQAASAVAAEYGNAEQEGGLTVNRNLSLHGVQVYSAADTNQQVYRAVYVLYNRVIIIDSFGPSKDATLSSFKTLLTAQVQKAPPTERTNN
- a CDS encoding MFS transporter, translated to MTTTELAPSTTGAPARPGLTPAGLVTVLLGAALPIIDFFIVNVALPTIDADLHASTATLELVVAAYGIAYAVLLVVGGRLGDSFGRRRLFFWGLWLFTLTSLACGIAPTATTLVIARAAQGAASALLLPQVLSIIQATTSGEERSRALGLYGATGGLSTVVGQLLGGGLVAADLFGTGWRPIFLVNVPIGLLVLVLARRLPESRAHNPLGVDRAGTLLLATTLLSLLVPLMEGRALGWPVWTIVLLALFPFSAAALVHVERRLERTGGTPLLPPSVLRLPSVRRGLMVAIPFFGAFGSFMFVYAMTLQEGLHFGPLGAGLALTPLAVAYFTVSMLSSRLVARYGPRVVPIGGAITAVGMVTLLCTTLAQWPHLTVLDLAPSMVAIGVGNALAMTTLFRIVLSHVPTDLAGVGSGVMTTNQQTSLALGVATLGSLYAALAGSLGSRDAFALVIGLIAVLAAIVAITGRRLPDPRA
- a CDS encoding RNA polymerase sigma factor, producing MTEPRVRPDPAFALLGLYETALPEVYGYLLSRCGDRTLAEELTSETFLGAVAACRKEYAPPVSTGWLIGVARHKLADHWRRREREERGLRLVHDSEPAVEDPWDEQLDALRARQVLDSLGPHHRAALTLRYVDGLGVPEVAGHLGRSVHATEALLVRARAAFRRAYEEKEGRDA
- a CDS encoding sensor histidine kinase, which translates into the protein MRWPSWVGRVVRTVVVTGFVLGATSGASRWQPGAPPMTPVAAAWLAATGLTLLLVHRFPLTIFLVTTASAFGYYASGLPGGPVILVPTIALFLLTRQRGPLTAGITGSAALTVLYLVHIVTSGSFALAFGAGFLVVWLVAVIGVGTAVRYQFDALAARRAQADEHRHRLAEQERLRIAREVHDVVAHSLAMINVQAGVAAHVADRRPEQAKEALLNIKAASASALKDLRATLAVLRSGEDKAPAPSLAQAGELLEHARDAGLAVEVHGEPGDLPAPVDAAAYRILQESLTNVVRHADRPERVAVRFERQPGTFTLGVRDDGRGIARPTPGHGLRGMSERAAALGGRCTAGPVDGGFEVCAELPIEGEA